The genomic DNA TGGACGGCACCCGGTGATTGGCCTCGAAGCCCGGCTCCTCCACGCGCGGCAGCACTTGCTTGATCAGCGTCTCGATCGCCCGCAGCAGCTCCACTTCGTCCGCCGCCACCAGCGAGATGGCCGCGCCGGCGGCACCGGCCCGGCCCGTGCGCCCGATGCGGTGCACGTAATCCTCGGCCACCGTCGGCAGGTCCATGTTGACGACCAGCGGCAGGGCCTGGATGTCCAGGCCGCGCGCCGCCACGTCGGTGGCCACCAGCAGCTGCACCTGGCGTGCCTTGAAGCGGTTCAGGGCTTGCAGGCGGGCCGGTTGCGGACGGTCGCCGTGGATCGCCTCGGCGCTGAAACCTTCGTCCTGCAGCAGGGCGACCAGCTGGTCGACACCTTTTTTCGTCTTGGCGAAGATCAGCGCCTGGCCCCAGTCCTGCTGGCGCGCCAGGTGCACCAGCAGTTCCGGCTTGGCCTTCTTGTCGGTCGTGTAGACCAGCTGGCGCACGGTCTTCGCCGCCGCGTTGGCGGGGCTGGCCTGGACCGACACCGGGTCTTGCAGCAGTTGCGTGGCCATGGCGTGGATCGTGTCCGAGAACGTGGCCGAGAACAGCAAGGTCTGGCGCTGCGCGGGCAGGGCGGCGAACACCGCGTCCAGGTCGGCGGCGAAGCCCAGGTCGAGCATGCGGTCGGCCTCGTCCAGCACCAGGGTTTCCAGCTGGGCGAACGTCAGCGCGCCCTGGCGCAGCAGGTCGAGCAGGCGGCCGGGCGTGGCCACCAGTACGTCCAGGCCCTTGCGCAGCTTGTTTACCTGCGGCTCGATCGGCACGCCGCCATAGGCGACGAAAGCGCGCAGCGGCAGCGCGGCGCCGTAGCGGCGGAAGCTGTCGTAGACCTGCTCGGCCAGTTCGCGGGTGGGCACCAGCACCAGGCAGCGTACGCCGTGCGGGCCGACGGCGCCGGCCAGCGTCAGGCGCTGCAGCAGCGGCAGCGCGAAGCCGGCCGTCTTGCCGGTGCCGGTCTGCGCCGC from Pseudoduganella armeniaca includes the following:
- a CDS encoding DEAD/DEAH box helicase — encoded protein: MSFAALQLIDPLLRTLAELGYDDPTPVQKQAIPAVLAGRDLMAAAQTGTGKTAGFALPLLQRLTLAGAVGPHGVRCLVLVPTRELAEQVYDSFRRYGAALPLRAFVAYGGVPIEPQVNKLRKGLDVLVATPGRLLDLLRQGALTFAQLETLVLDEADRMLDLGFAADLDAVFAALPAQRQTLLFSATFSDTIHAMATQLLQDPVSVQASPANAAAKTVRQLVYTTDKKAKPELLVHLARQQDWGQALIFAKTKKGVDQLVALLQDEGFSAEAIHGDRPQPARLQALNRFKARQVQLLVATDVAARGLDIQALPLVVNMDLPTVAEDYVHRIGRTGRAGAAGAAISLVAADEVELLRAIETLIKQVLPRVEEPGFEANHRVPSTGTPPKAATVVRPAKAARPAVPRLAVPKQAVPKQAVPKLAVPKPAAPRPSAPRPAGGFEQAPLAPPKPARKPRPAAVPPGRTVVATSRGAKAAAKAPAKAAAKGRPKR